The Vreelandella piezotolerans genomic interval GACCAGCGTTTGATGATTCAACAAGTGCTTGAAAAATCTCCTGAGCTGGTGGATGAAGAGGCGATCCAAAAATGGCAACAATTAGCCCAGCAATTTCCCTACTTACCTCAGTTAGGTGAGCGACTGCATGTCCATGAGAAGATGGGGGACCCAGCATGGTTCAAGGAGCTCATGGAGCTTGCCAAGAAAGCGGGTGTACGAGTGCCCAACCTTTACGGTTATGATCGCGCCTATCATAACAAAGCTCCATTGACGAATGACTCCAAGATTATTCTTGACCCAACTTCGGGAGGTGGCTCGATTCCTTTTGAGGCACTTCGTTTAGGACATAGAGTCATTGCTAACGAGCTTAATCCGGTTGCTTGCGTCATACTTAAGGCAACGCTTGACTATCCTGTACGCTTTGGCGCAGACCTGCTGGAAGACATTAAACACTGGGGAACAAAGATTGAAAAACAGCTGGACGAGCGCTTGCTCTCTCACTTCCCCAGCTGCAACGCTGCGGTGAGTACATGCGATCCGAAACCTGTCAGCCGAGATATGTCTTACTTGTTTTGTCGCCAAGTCACTTGTCCTCACTGTGAAGGTGAAGCCCCGTTGCTAAATGCACTGTGGTTAGCGAAAAAAGGGGATCAGTGGGCTGTTTCAATTAAAACTCACCCAGATAAAACGGTACGTTTTGAACCGTTTGAATTTACAGCTGATAAAAGAGGCCTTGATGTCCCAGATTTAGAGGCAGGGACTGTGACGAGTGGTGTTGGTCAGTGCGTTCATTGCCAACAAGCTATTTCCGGGGATGAGATTAAGCGTCAAGCCCGTGGTGAGTCTGAGTATGGTAAATGGCAGGATGTACTGTATTGCGTAGCAGGTGTTCGCATCGAACCTAAGCTTGATAAGGAGGGAAATATTCAGCGCTATGCCAGCGGTGAGCGTAAAGGGGAAGTTAAAACCCAGAAAATACGTTACTTTCGTGCGCCAACCCAGGCTGATCAGGATGCGTTGAAGGCCGCAGAGCGAGAGCTTGAAGAACGCCGCCTGGATTTTGAAATGAAGGGGCTGGTGCCCAATGAGACGTTTCCGCAAGGTAATGACATGCGCCCTGTTAACTATGGCATGCCAACCTGGGCGGATATGTTTACGCCTCGCCAGCTTTTAGGCCACTTAACGGTGATGGAAGCTTTGCAAAATGCTAAGCCAAAGATTCTTGAATCGCTAGGCAAAGAGCGAGGCCGAGCCGTCATCACATATTTGCAGTTTGCCATTGATAAAGTCGTTGATTACAACTCAAAGCAAACACGTTGGCATTTTTCTAGGGGAGTCCTTGTTGGAACTTTTGGGCGCCATGACTTTTCGCTCAAATGGACATTCGGTGAAACGGTCTATGCAGGCTCATCATCTGGGTTTCGTTGGGGTATGTCGCAAGTCCTGGATGCTTATAAAGGAATTGAGCTTCTTGTAAGGGAGCGTGCCAAAGAAGGGTTAGCTGATAAAGATTTATGGCAAATAAAAGGCTCAGCTACCAACATGGCCGAATTAGAAGCCTCTAGTGTCGATGCGGTGGTGATGGATCCTCCGTACTATGACAACGTCCAATACAGCGAGCTGTCTGATTTTTACTATGTTTGGCAAAAACGCTCTTTAGCTGATCTTTATCCGAGTTGGTTCGATGATGAAGTGACTGACAAAGCTGCTGAAGCGGTCGCTAACCCAGCACGCGATGGTTCAGCTAAAAACGCCAAAGCTCGCTATGAAGAATTTATGCACGATATTTTTGCCGAGAGTAAGCGGCTGTTAAAACCCGATGGCATAATGACGCTAATGTTTACCCACAAAAGCTCCGACGCCTGGGAAACACTGACCAATGCCTTGATCCACTCAGGTTGGGATATTACGGCCTGCATGCCCGTAGAATCCGAAGGAATGAACTCTACCCATCAGAAAAATATAGCTGCTGCTGCATCGAGTATCTTTATCACGTGTCGACCCGTAAGCCGTGGTGACAGGCCACCATCAAGCTGGGGCTTTGAAGTTAAAGGCAAGCTAGAAACCGCTGTGCGTGAAGGCCTGGTGGAATTTGAGCGCCTTAAACTTAACCCAGTAGATCGCATGATTGCCTCTTGGGGCCGTGCGCTACGTGTCTACTCGGCTCACTGGCCTGTGCAAGATGGCGATGAAGACGTACCGCCCACTCGCGCGATGCAAGAAGCAGCCCGCGTAGTAGCTGAAGAAGAGGTTAGCCGCCTTTCTGGCGGCTTGGTTACCGTTGACGATCTTGACGCTGAATCTCGCCTTGCGGTCATTGCACTGGGTATCAATGGCCTGGGAGACTTCGCTTTTGACGATGCGCTGCAGATGAGCCGCTCTCTTAACTTCCGCCTGCAGAACCGTAACGGCAATTACCGCGTCAGCAATGATCTGGTCGCCTATGCCAACGTGGGTGAAGACGAACGCGCTGCACCGCTTGCTATTCGTGGCAACAAGCTGCGCCTGCTCAAACCAGAAGAACGCGCCTCAGCCCGCTTGCAAAGCCCACAAACGCTTTGGGATGTATTGGGTGGCTTGATCGTTACCTATCGAGATGGTGGTATCGTTGCCGCGCGTAACTACCTAACCGAGCACGATAAGCGCGAAAGCGATGCTCTGCGTGGCCTACTTAAAGTTTGGGCTAAAGAGTGCCGCGACGACGAGCTCAAGCGCGAAGCTCAGTTGATTGATTACGAACTCTAAACATACGAGGAGGCTGCATGAGCTCTATTAAGGGTGCAGAACTAAAACTACACAAGGTATTCTCCAGTGACTTTCAGTTTGAAATACCAGACTACCAGCGCCCTTATTCATGGCAGATAGAACACGCAGAAGAGCTATTTGATGACCTCTGGACATTTCGTGAGCAGGAAGATAAGAGCGAAGAGTATTTTCTTGGCAGTATCGTGCTAATCAAAAGTGATCAGTCCATGCAAGCTGATGTTGTCGATGGGCAGCAAAGGCTAACGACGTTGACCATTTTGCTGGCGGCTATTCGTGATCGGCTTAAAGGGCATCCGAAGTGGGGCGGTGCATTCGATAAATATATTATGGAGCCAGGTGATATCACGCTGGATCTCTCCCCTAAACCCCGTCTTTATCTTCGCAAGAAAGATCGCAGTTTTTTCGGAAAATATATTCAATCACCTGGGGGAATTGAGGAGCTTGAGGCTCTTGATGTCAGTCGTTACAAAGACTCAAAGCTTAATTTAATTAATAATGCGAGAGCCTTTCAAAGCCGTCTAGCAGATATTGATGACGAGCTGGTGGGGCAGTTTGGACAGTTCATTGTTCAAAAGTGCTTGCTTGTTTTGGTTACTACCGAAAACTTCAAATCGGCATATCGAATTTTTTCGGTAATGAATGACCGCGGTCTAGATCTGGCTCCTTCTGACATTCTCAAAGCTAGTATTATCAGTAGCATTGGAGAGCATGAGCGCGAAGGATATACCGAGCTATGGGAAGACATGGAAGAGCGATTAGGGCGTGATAGCTTTAATGATCTTTTTGCCCATGTCCGGATGATTTTCCGTAAAGAAAAATATCGCCGTTCTGTTTTGGATGAGTTCTCTGACTATGTGGTAAAGCCAACCGTTAGTGGAAAAAAACTGCTTGATAATGTATTGCTCCCTTATGCAGATACACTTGAAATCATCATAAATCGTAGTTTCAAAAGTGAATCAAATGCTCAAAGAATAAATGAATTAATTGAATGGCTACATTACTTGAATAACAGTGACTGGATACCGGTAGCGATGGAGTTTGTTCGTCGTTTCGATAACGACACTGATGTGCTTAGTGCGCATCTTGAAAGGCTAGAGCGCTTAGGGGCTAGCCTATTCATCCGTGGTGTATATGCCACCCCGCGAATCAATCGTTTTGGTTTGGTTTTACAAGAGTTAGAAGAAGGTAAGGATCTCTTGGCTGAGGGCTCGGCACTTGATCTTAGCCTCAGTGAACGTAAAGACACGCTGTACTGGTTGAATAACCATGTTTATCGTTATTCTGGACGGCTACGCCTGTACATCACGATGCGTTTAGATGCTTTTATGTCTGATCAGTATGTTAGCTATCGTGAAAGAACCAAAACGATTGAACATGTGTTACCGCAAAACCCAGCGACTGATTCTCAGTGGCGGCTAGATTGGGATGATGAGCAACGCGAAAATTGGGTAGATCGTATTGGTAACTTGCTGCTCCTTAGTCGTAAGAAAAATTCAGAAGCGTCAAATTACGATTTTGTTAGGAAAAAAGAGCGTTACTTCAGGTCACGTAGTGGCGTTTCAAGCTTTGCGATATCTACGGATGTGCTTAACCATGATGAGTGGACACCGGCTACTGTCAAAGGCCGTCAAAAGGCGTTGTTAAAATTATTTGAAGAAAAATGGCAGTTAGGAGTTGGCTTATCATGGGAAGAGATTGAAAATCTCTAGCCTGAGGCTGAGGTGCTTATTAGCTTCCCCTTCTTAGTTCTGGTAGGCGTTCATTTCACTAGCTGAATTTTGCATCAAAAAAACCATAATTTGATTAGAAATACTTCTGAAGGATTTGCCATGAATATCAATGCTTCCATTATTGATCAGCAGCTTGAAGGCCTGCAGGCGGATATTCGTGAGCGCGCCTCAGAAGAGCTTAATATTCGGGATGACGACCGCCTGCGCTCGCTATCGTTTGTGTATCTCTGTACTAAAGCCATGCTAGACCTTGATCCTGACGAAGCCTTTGACTGCCTAACAGAAGGAGGAGGTGACTTTGGGGTGGATGCGATGCATATCGCGGAAGAGGTAGACGGCGAGTTTTTTGTCACCTTGGTGCAGGGTAAGTACAAAAAAAAGCTAGATGGCAACAGCAATTTTCCCGAAGAGGGTGTTTCAGCACTG includes:
- a CDS encoding DUF262 domain-containing protein, giving the protein MSSIKGAELKLHKVFSSDFQFEIPDYQRPYSWQIEHAEELFDDLWTFREQEDKSEEYFLGSIVLIKSDQSMQADVVDGQQRLTTLTILLAAIRDRLKGHPKWGGAFDKYIMEPGDITLDLSPKPRLYLRKKDRSFFGKYIQSPGGIEELEALDVSRYKDSKLNLINNARAFQSRLADIDDELVGQFGQFIVQKCLLVLVTTENFKSAYRIFSVMNDRGLDLAPSDILKASIISSIGEHEREGYTELWEDMEERLGRDSFNDLFAHVRMIFRKEKYRRSVLDEFSDYVVKPTVSGKKLLDNVLLPYADTLEIIINRSFKSESNAQRINELIEWLHYLNNSDWIPVAMEFVRRFDNDTDVLSAHLERLERLGASLFIRGVYATPRINRFGLVLQELEEGKDLLAEGSALDLSLSERKDTLYWLNNHVYRYSGRLRLYITMRLDAFMSDQYVSYRERTKTIEHVLPQNPATDSQWRLDWDDEQRENWVDRIGNLLLLSRKKNSEASNYDFVRKKERYFRSRSGVSSFAISTDVLNHDEWTPATVKGRQKALLKLFEEKWQLGVGLSWEEIENL
- a CDS encoding DUF1156 domain-containing protein; amino-acid sequence: MMDLSNDQRLIEAGFPCHQVGPETQREQSVGDQPPTHRLHVWWARRPLVPSRAAIMASLLPADTNSEEFVKALGVRLQVANIGGVGWVLDEAKLRDRVVSIDGRATLEVDGVIHRALIKADKERADQRLMIQQVLEKSPELVDEEAIQKWQQLAQQFPYLPQLGERLHVHEKMGDPAWFKELMELAKKAGVRVPNLYGYDRAYHNKAPLTNDSKIILDPTSGGGSIPFEALRLGHRVIANELNPVACVILKATLDYPVRFGADLLEDIKHWGTKIEKQLDERLLSHFPSCNAAVSTCDPKPVSRDMSYLFCRQVTCPHCEGEAPLLNALWLAKKGDQWAVSIKTHPDKTVRFEPFEFTADKRGLDVPDLEAGTVTSGVGQCVHCQQAISGDEIKRQARGESEYGKWQDVLYCVAGVRIEPKLDKEGNIQRYASGERKGEVKTQKIRYFRAPTQADQDALKAAERELEERRLDFEMKGLVPNETFPQGNDMRPVNYGMPTWADMFTPRQLLGHLTVMEALQNAKPKILESLGKERGRAVITYLQFAIDKVVDYNSKQTRWHFSRGVLVGTFGRHDFSLKWTFGETVYAGSSSGFRWGMSQVLDAYKGIELLVRERAKEGLADKDLWQIKGSATNMAELEASSVDAVVMDPPYYDNVQYSELSDFYYVWQKRSLADLYPSWFDDEVTDKAAEAVANPARDGSAKNAKARYEEFMHDIFAESKRLLKPDGIMTLMFTHKSSDAWETLTNALIHSGWDITACMPVESEGMNSTHQKNIAAAASSIFITCRPVSRGDRPPSSWGFEVKGKLETAVREGLVEFERLKLNPVDRMIASWGRALRVYSAHWPVQDGDEDVPPTRAMQEAARVVAEEEVSRLSGGLVTVDDLDAESRLAVIALGINGLGDFAFDDALQMSRSLNFRLQNRNGNYRVSNDLVAYANVGEDERAAPLAIRGNKLRLLKPEERASARLQSPQTLWDVLGGLIVTYRDGGIVAARNYLTEHDKRESDALRGLLKVWAKECRDDELKREAQLIDYEL